In Kytococcus sedentarius DSM 20547, the sequence GGCGGTGATCGCCTGCGTCGGCAGGAAGAGCCCCGCCAGGCCGATCTGCTCGTCGGTGCCGGAGGCCGAGATCTTGAAGGCCCCGCTGGAGGTGTACTGGTTGTCCTGCACCAGCATCGGGGAGGCCTCGCGGTAGACCAGGTCACCCTCGGCGTTCCGGACGCTCACCTGGGGTGCGTAGCCGTTGCCCAGCAGATAGATGCGCGCGCCCCCCACCGAGAGCGGCGAGTTCACGCGCAGCTTCTGCGCCCGCTCGCCGTCGCCGTCGTCAAAGCGGGCGTCCACCTCGAAGAAGCGCGGCTGGCCGAACTGGCCCGGGCCGGCGTCGGCGTTCGTCTCGAACTCCACGTCCACCGCATCGACCGCGAGCCGGAAGGCCGGCAGGTCACGGGTGTCCACCCACGGCCCGGCGTTGAGCGTGTCGAACCGCCCGTTGCTGCTGGTGAACTCGTCCCCCTCGACGACGAGCACCTCCGCCCGCCACCCGAACAGGTAGCCGATGGCCACGCTGATGAGCACGCCCACCAAGCTCGTGTGGAAGATGAGGTTGCCCAGCTCGCGCAACATACCGGTCTCCAGGGAGACCTCGCGCACGCCCTCGCGGGGCGACTCCTCGCGCACCCGGTAGCGCCGCGCGCGCCCCATCGCCGCGATGGCGTCGGCCACCCCGTCGACCTCGGCGGCCGGGGCGGCGGTGGCGCCGGGCACGGCCAGCACGCGGTTGCCGGGCATCCGCGTCATGCGCCGCGGGACGGCCGGGGGACGCTGGCGCCAGCCCCGCAGGTACACCCGCGTGCGCGGGAGGATGCAGCCCACCAGCGAGGTGAACAGCAGCAGGTAGATCGCCGCGAACCAGGGGCTGGAGTAGACGTCGAAGAGCTGCAGCGCGTCCAGCACCGGGGCCAGCTTCGGGTGGTCCTGCTCGTAGCGGTCCACGGCGGCGGCGTCCACCGACCGCTGCGGCCAGATGGACCCCGGGACGGCCGCGACGGCCAACAGCATCAGCAGCAGCAGCGCCGTGCGCATGCTCGTCAGCTGGCTCCAGGCCCAGCGCAGGGTGCCCCGCATCAGATCACCGGCCTGAAGGAGGAGATCCACTCGGTCTGCAGCCACACCATCGCGCGGTCCCAGACCCCGGCCACCATGAGTACCCCGAGGACCATGAGGGCCACCCCGCCGACGATGCTGATCGCCCGGTGGTGGTCACGCAGCCACCCGAACGCCCCCGCCAGGCGCGAGATCCCCGCGGCCAGCAGCACGAACGGCAGGCCCAGCCCCAGGCTGTAGGCCCCGGCCAGCACCGCGCCGCGGGTGATCGCGTCACCCGAGCCGCTCAGCGAGGTCGACAGCGCGAGGATCGCGCCGAGCACCGGCCCGATGCAGGCGGAGAAGCCCAGCCCGAACGCGCCGCCAAGCAGCGGCGCACCGGCGAGGCCCGCCGCGGGGCGCCAGCGCACCTTCCACTCCCGGCCGCCCAGCCCGAAGGCCATCACGGCCCCCATCACCAGCACGGCCACGCCCCCCAGCCGCACCAGCAGCGCCCGGTCGTCCGAGAGCGCGATGCTCACACCGCTGACCACGACGCTCAGCGCCAGGAAGACCGCCGAGAAGCCGAGCACGAAGAGCATGCTGGCGAGCACCAGACGCGGCCGTCCCGCGGCCGGCGTGCCCTCGGCCTGCACGCCGCCGAGCCCGGTGATGTACCCCAGGAAGCCCGGCACGAGCGGCAGCACGCAGGGGGACGCGAAGCTCACCACGCCCCCAGCGAAGGCCAGCACCATCGCCCACGGCAGGAAGCCCGAGGCGATGGTGTCCTGCACCCCTCCCGCGAGGGCCGGCAGCACGAGGGCGCCCGGCGGCGCCAGCAGGGACAGGTCCGCCATTCAGGCGTCCTCGGCGAGCACGTCGTCGACCAGCGTGGTCAGCGTGGACAGCTCCACCGGCCCGGACACCCGGGCCGCGATGCGCCGCTGCGCGTCGAGCACGAGCGTGGTGGGCGTCGCAGCCGTGGCGCCCTGGAGACCACGCAGCGTGCCGCCCCCGTTGTCGCGCAGGTTCTGGTAGGTGATCTCGCGGGAGCGCAGAAAGGCCTGGGCGGTCTCCACGCTGTCCCGCTGCACCAGTCCCAGCAGCAGCACGTCCTGCTCGGCGTAGTTCTCCCAGAACTCCTGCAGCACCGGCATCTCCTCGATGCAGGGCGGGCACCACGAGCCCCAGGTGTTGAGCACCACGACCTTCTTCTCCACCTGGTCCAGCGCAAAGTCCTTGCCGTCCAGGGTCTGGCCCACCAGCGTCACTGGGTCACGGCGCTGGTCCGCGGCCACCTGCTCCACGGTGCCGTCGCCCGAAATGTACCCAGCGTCGCCCTCGCCCCGGGCACGTCCGGTCACGGTGTTGCCCCCGTCCTCGCCGCAGGCGGACAGCAGCAGCGTGCCCAGACCGGCCGCTCCCCCGGTCAGCAGGAGGCGGCGCGAGGGGTTGTCACCGGGGAGCATGCCGCCACCGGTCCTCCGCGGGGCGTTCATGCCCCGGGGACCGACGAGGCGCCGGGCAGCAGCGATGCCGCGGGCTCGCTGTAGTACACGGCGTGCACCTCGTCGCCGGTGAGGTCGAAGGTGGTCACGCTGGCCAGCGAGCACTCGCGCTTGCGGGGATCGTGCGTCAGCGGGCGGCCCTCCAGGTGGCTCCGCAGCGTCCAGATCGGCAGCTGGTGGCTGACGATCACGGCCTCGTGCCCCCGCGCCGCCCGGGCGGCCTCCCGCAGCGCCGCGTCCATGCGCGCGGCGATGGACTTGTAGGCCTCGCCCCAGGAGGGCCGCAGCGGGTTCCACAACAAGGGCCAGCTCCGCGGCTCGCTCAGCGCGCCCTTCTTGGCGGTCACCTGTCGCCCCTCGAAGCTGTTCTCCGACTCGATGACGCGCACGTCCGTCTCGATCGTGCGCCCGGTCGCGCGCGCGATGGGGGCGGCGGTCTCCTGGGCGCGCTCCAACGGGGAGGCCACCAGCAGGGCGATGTCACGACCGGCCAGCGCCTCGGCCACGAGGTCGGCCATCGCGCGCCCGCGCTCGGACAGGTGGTACCCGGGAAGGCGCCCGTAGAGGATGTCCTCGGGGTTGTGCACCTCGCCGTGGCGCACCACATGCACCAGCGTGCGGTCCACGCGGCCGTCGTGCCGCACCGGCTGCGGGGCGCCGGTCCCCTCCTCGCCGAGGTGCTGCGGTCCGCCGTCGACGGGCCGGTCGGTCGTGCGGGCCCGCTGCTGCTCCGGGCCCGGGCTCGGCATCGGTCCACGGGTCATGCGCTGATCTCCTGGGCAGAGGCGTCGAGGGCCTCGATGATGCGGTCGAGCACCTCGTCGGTGTGCGCCGCCGAGGCGAACCAGGCCTCGAAGGCGCTCGGGGGCAGGTGCACGCCACGACGCAGCATGGCGTGGAAGAAATCGGCGTGGCGCGCGGTGTCCTGCTGCTGGGCCGTGGCGAAGTCGTGCACCGGCTCCTCGCCGAAGAAGACGCTGAACATCGTCCCCGCACGGCCGATGGTGTGCGCGATGCCGTGGCGCGTGAAGGCGTCGGTGACGGCCGCGGTCAGCACCTCCCGGGCGTGGTCCACGGCCGCGTACACCTCGTCGGTGCACAGGCGCAGCGTGGTCAGGCCCGCCGTGGCTGCGACCGGGTTCCCGCTCAGCGTGCCGGCCTGGTAGACCGGCCCGGCCGGGGCCAGGTGGCCCATCACGTCCGCACGGCCACCGAAGGCCGCCACCGGGAAGCCGCCGCCCACGACCTTGCCGAAGGTGAACAGGTCCGGCGCGTCCCCCATCTGCGACAGGCCCCACCACCCGGTCGGGCTCGCGCGGAAACCGGTCATCACCTCATCGGAGATGAGCAGGGCACCGTGCTGCCGGGTGAGGCGGCGCATCGCCTGCTCGAACTCGGCGGTCGGCGGCACCACGCCCATGTTGCCGGCGGCGGCCTCCACGATCACCGCGGCCAGCTCGTCACCGTGCTCGGCGAAGGCGGCCTCCAGGGCGGCGACGTCGTTGTAGGGCAGCACCATCGTCTGCCCCGCGCTGGAAGCAGGCACCCCCGCCGAGTCCGGCAGCGCGAAGGTGACCAGTCCCGATCCGGCCGCGGCCAGCAGCGCGTCCACGTGCCCGTGGTAGTTGCCGGAGAACTTGATGACCTTCTCGCGCCCCGTGAAACCGCGGGCCAGGCGCAACGCGCTCATGGTCGCCTCGGTGCCGGAGTTCACCAACCGGACGGCCTCGACCGGCTCGATGCGGGCGACGACCTCCTCGGCGAGCTCCACCTCGTGCGGATTGGGCGTGCCGAAGCTGAAGCCGCGGGCGGCGGCCGAGGTCACCGCATCGAGCACCTCGGGGTGGGTGTGGCCCAGGATCATCGGGCCCCAGGAGCCCACGAGGTCGACGTACTCGTTCCCGTCGACGTCGGTGAGAAGGGCACCCTTGGCCGAGGTGATGAAGCGCGGCTCGCCACCGACCGCACCGAAGGCGCGCACCGGGGAGTTCACGCCGCCGGGGATCACGGCCCGGCCGCGCTCCATCCAGGCCACGCTGGCGTCGACGACGGGGGTGTTCGCAGGGTGCCCCGAGGGCTGGGGGTCACGGGGGGCAGGCATGGTCACGAGGGTATGAATCCTTCCTGAGAGTTCACTGCACAGCGGGTGGGGCCGCGACCCCGCAGGGGCGGCCGCCACCGGCGGGGTGGAGCGGGCCTCAGCGCTGCTCGCGCAACCAGCCGGCGGCCTCGAGCGCGTGGTAGGTCAGCACCACGTCGGCACCGGCCCGGCGGATGCTCAGCAGCGCCTCCAGCACGGCGGCGCGGCGGTCGATCCAGCCGTTCGCGGCAGCGGCCTCGATCATCGAGTACTCACCACTGACCTGGTAGGCCACGACCGGCAGGTCCGTGGCGGCCCGCAACGAGGCCACCACGTCCAGGTAGGCCAGGGCCGGCTTCACCATCACCAGGTCAGCGCCCTCGGCCTCGTCCAGCGCGAGCTCCACCAGGCTCTCCCGCGCGTTGGCGGGGTCCTGCTGGTAGGTCCGGCGGTCGCCGCTGAGCGAGGAGGCCACGGCCTCCCGGAAGGGGCCGTAGAAGGCCGAGGCGTACTTGGCCGTGTAGGCCATCACCACCACGTCGGTGAAGCCCGCGTCGTCGAGCGCCTCGCGGATGACCACCACCTGGCCGTCCATCATGCCGCTGGGCCCCACCACGTGGGCCCCGGCGCGGGCCTGCGCCACGGCCATCTCGGCGTAGCGCTCCAGCGATGCGTCGTTGTCCACCCGGCCGTCGGCGTCGAGCACGCCGCAGTGGCCGTGGTCGGTGAACTCGTCCAGACAGAGGTCGGTCATCACCAGCAGGTCGTCGCCGACGGCGTCCCGCACGGCGCGGGTGGCCCGGTTCAGGATGCCGTCGGGGTCGGTCGCACCGCTGCCCTCGGCGTCCTTGTGGTCCGGCACGCCGAAGAGCATGATCCCGGCCACCCCGGCGTCGCGGCAGTGCAGCGCCAGCTCCACCAGGCCCTCGACGGTGTGCTGCTGCACGCCCGGCATCGAGCTGATGTCGCGCGGGGAGTCCCCCTCGTGCACGAAGGCGGGCAGCACGAGGTCCTCCGGCGCCAGCCGCGTCTCGGCGACCATGCGCCGGAAGGCCGGCGTGCCGCGCAGGCGGCGCGGGCGACGGTGCGGTCCGAGCACGGTCCGCCCGCCGGTCGGCAGCGCCCCGGCGCCGGCCGTCATCGGCGGGCCCGGCGCTTGGGGGCCTCCTGGGAGGGCCGCGTCACGGGCCTGCCCTCGGCCACGGCGTCCTCCGCCCGGCCACGGGCGAAGTCGGTCAGCGCGTCGATGACCGCCTCGCTGCTGGCCTCCTCGGCCACCGCGTCCACGCGCAGGCCCAGGTCGGCCGCGGTCTGCGCGGTCGCCGGGCCGATCGCGACCACGACGGTGCTCGGGGACGGTTTGCCGGCGATGCCCACGAGATTGCGCACCGTGGAGCTCGAGGTGAACAGCACCGCGTCGTAGGTGCCGTTCTTGATCGCCGCACGGACCGGCGCCGGGGGCGGGGTCGCCCGCACGGTGCGGTAGGCCACGATGTCGTCGACCTCCCAGCCCCGCTCCTGCAGCCCGGAGACGAGCACCTCGGTGGCGATGTCCGCGCGCGGCAGGAAGACGCGGTTGATGGGGTCGAGCACGTCGTCGTAGGGCGGCCAGTCCTCGAGCAGCCCGCGGGCACTCTGCTCGCCGCTGGGCACCAGGTCGGGCTCCAGGCCCCACTCCCGCAGCGCGTCGGCGGTCTTGCCGCCCACGGCCGCGATCTTCAGGCCGGCGAAGGCCCGCACGTCGAGCCCCAGGGCGGTGAACTTCTCCTTCACGGCGCGCACGGCGTTCACGGAGGTGAACCCGATCCACTCGTAGGTGCCGGTCACCAGGCCCTTGATCGCCTTGTCCATCTGGTGCGGCGAGCGCGGCGGCTCCACGCTGATGGTGGGCACCACGTGGGCCGTCGCGCCGCGCTCGGAGAGCGCGTGCACCATCGGGCCGGCCTGGTCCTTGGTGCGCGGCACCAGCACGCGCCAGGCGAACAGCGGGCGCGTCTCGAACCAGGAGAGGGTGTCGCGGTCGCCGACACAGGCGCCGATGGTGGCCACCACCTCGTCCGCGGAGACCTCCGCGGAGCCCTCGGCCACGTCCCCCAAGGTGCTGATGATGGTGCTCTGGTGCGCGGTCGTCCCCCGGGTGGTCAGCGCGATCGGCAGCGCGGCGTCCCGGCCGGCCCCGACCAGCGCGGCGGCGTGGGCGGCGACCTCCTCGGGCGTGCCGATGAGCACGACCGTGGAGTCCTCGTCGTCCAGCAGCGCGGGGTTCACCCGGCCACCGGGGCCGATGGCGTGCACCGCCCGGTTGGTGCCGGTCGCGATCGGCACCCCCGCGTAGGCGGGCACCGCCTGCATGGCGGACACCCCGGGCACGACCTCGATCTCGATGCCGGCCTTGCGGGCCACGGAGGCCTCGACGCCCAGCGAGGAGAAGATCGACGGGTCACCGTCCACGATGCGGGCGACCAGCACCTGGCCCTCGCGGGTGATCCCCTGCTCGGCCCGGCGCGCGGCCGCGTCCTTCACGGCGCCCTGCGTGGTCTGCACGAGCTCCTTCGCCCGCGAGACGGCGGTCAGCTCGGCCTGGGCCGCGGGCACCGTCATGAACTCGGCGTCCGGCCGCATCCACTCCACGAAGTCGTCCTGCAGGTGGCCCTCGTCGGCCACCACGACGTCGGCCATGGCCAGGATGCGGGTGGCGCGGACGGTCATCAGGCCCGGGTCGCCGGGGCCCGCGCCGACGAAGGCGATGCGGGCAGCGGGCGCGGGGCATCCCACCCGCGTGGGCGTGGGCTGGGTGCTCGGGGCGGTGCTCACGAGTTCTCCTTCGGGGACGTCGGGTCGGGGTGGGCAGGAACCTCTCCGACGCCGGGGAGGACGTCGGCCCCTCCACCTCGCAGCGCCTCGGCCACCCGCCGGCCCAGCTCACGGGCGGCGGTGTCCAGGGCGACGCGGTCGTCGTTCCTGCTGTCGTCGGGGGTGTCTGCGGGGGTGTCGTCTGGCGTGTCTGCGGGGTGGCCGGCGGGCACGCCGCGCGCGCAGTCGGCCTCGAGCAGCGCGCGGCTGCCGTCGCGAGGGCCGGCGAAAGTCATCAGGTCCACGCGGGCACCGTCGTGGCGGGCCAGCGCACCGATCGGCGCGGAGCACCCGGCCTCGAGGGTGCCCAGGACGGCACGCTCGGCCGTGGTGGCCGTGCGCGTGGGTAGGTGGTCCAGCGGCTCCAGCATCGCGATGCTCTCGGCGTCGTCACTGCGGCACTCCACGGCCAGCGCGCCCTGCCCCGGGGCCGGCACCATCACCTGCGGCTCCAGCCACTGGGTCACGTGCTCGGTGAGGCCGAGGCGGCGCAGACCGGCGCCGGCCAGCACGACGGCATCGAGCTCGCCCTCGGCGACCGTGGCCAACCGGCGCGGCACGTTGCCGCGCAGATCCACGACCTCGAGGTCGGGGCGGGCCACGCGCAGCTGGGCCTCGCGGCGCGGGGAGCCGGTGCCCACCCGCGCGCCGGCCGGCAGCGTCTCCAGGGTGAGGCCGTCCCGGGCCACCAGTGCGTCACGAGGGTCCTCCCGCTCGGGCACGGCGGCGATGACGAGCTCCTGCGGCTGCGCCACCGGCAGGTCCTTGAGCGAGTGCACCGCGATGTCAATCTCCCCCGCCAGCAGCGCGTCGCGCAGGGCGCTGACGAACACGCCGGTGCCCCCGATGCGGCTCAGCGGGGCCCGGTTGACGTCGCCCTCGGTGGTCACCAGCACCAGCTCGACCTCGTGACCGCGGGCACGCAGCGCGTCCGCCACGTGGGTGGACTGGGTGGTGGCCAGGTCGCTGCGGCGCGTCCCGAGCCGGACCACCCGGCCCTGCGCCCCGGCGGCGGTCTCCTGCGCGGCACTCACCGGGCACCCCCCTGCTCGTCGAACAGGGTGTCCAGACGCAGCCCCTCCATGCCCGGGGCCGTCTCCCCCAGCAGCGGCAGGGGGCCCGTGGCCGGGGGCGCCGACACGTTGACCGCGTCGTGCGGGTCGAGGTCGAACAGCTCGCGCAGGGCGCCGGCGAAGTCGCCCCGCGGGTCCCCCGCCAGCTCCTTCACGCGCACGCTGGGGGTGTGCAGCAGCTTGTCGACGATGCGGTGCACCGCGCGCTCCACCTCGGACCGACTGGCCTCGTCCAGGTCGGGCAGGCGCCGGTCGAGCCGCTCCATCTCGGCCAGCATCACCGAGCGCGCGGACTGCCGCAGGGCGGTCACGGTCGGCGCGACCTCCAGCTGACGGCGGGCGATCTCGAAGGCCGCCACCTCCGACTCCACGAGCTCGCGGACGGCGCGCACCTGGGCCTCCACGGCCTGGTCCTCCTCACCACCGGAGTCGAGGGCGTCCAGGCCCACGACCACCTGCCGGGGCAGGTCGGCCACCTCGGGGGCGACGTCGCGGGGCAGGGCCAGGTCGACGAACACCCGGTCGCGCTCCGGCAGCGAACGCACCAGCGGGGCCTCGATGACGGCGCCCGTGGCACCGGTGCAGGTCAGCACCACGTCCGCGTCCGCCAGCACGCCGGCGAGCTCGTCCCAGTCGTGGGCCGTCCCGCCGGTGGCGGTCGCCAGGCGGTCGGCGGTGGCCCGGGTGCGGTTGACGACGTGCAGGTCGGTGCGCACCTGGCGCGCGACGGTCATGGCGGCCAGCGAGCTCATGGCCCCGGCGCCCACCACGACGACGCGCTTGCCGACCAGGCTGCCCAGGCGCGCCTCGGCGCGTTCCAGACCGCGCTGCACCAGCGAGCGGCTCACCGCATCGATCTCGGTCTCGGCGTGCGCGCGGCGCCCGACGCGCAGCGCGTGGTCGAAGAGGCCCCCCAGGTGCGTCCCCGCCCGGCCGGAGCGACGGGCACGGCGCAGGGCCGTGCGGAACTGACCGAGGATCTGCCCCTCGCCCACGGCCATCGAGTCCAGGCCGGCCGCCACCGAGAAGGCGTGGCCCACGGCGCGGTCCTCGTAGTGGACGTACAGGTGCTGGGAGAGGTCCGGCAGCCGGACCCCGGTGATGTCGGCGAGGTTGTGGCCGATGTGGTGCACGGCGCCGTGGAAGGCCGACGCCTCGACGTAGACCTCGAGGCGGTTGCAGGTGGAGACGGTCAGCGCCTCGGAGATCGTGTCACCGGCCTGGACGGCTGCGGCGAGCTCGCCTGCTGCGTCGTCCCCCAGCGCCACTCGTTCCAACAGGTCCATGGACGCACTGCGGTGCGACGCACCAATGACCAGCAGGCTCACCGGGGGATCACCGACTCCTCTCAGCGGGTTCGCGCGCCAGGGTCTCGACCCCGCGGACAGGGGTGGGAGGGGCTCGAGGGGGCGCTATACCAGATGCGCCCGGCGTCGCGAACAGCACCCCCCACTCTACGCTGCTCCGTCGTAGTTCGCGAAATCACGCGCCCCCTGAGCACCCGCCGCACGGCCCCGGCGCGGCCCTCCGACGCCCCGGGGCCCCCGCCCCGCACAGCGGAACGCCCCCCGACCCGGTGTGGTCGGAGGGCGTTGCAGCTCACTTCTTGTTGCGGCGCTGGTGGCGCGTCTTGCGCAGCAACTTGCGGTGCTTCTTCTTGCTCATCCGCTTGCGACGCTTCTTGATGACGGAACCCATGCTTCACATCCTTTTCGGGGTGTACCTCGGCCCCTCTCGTGGATGGAGGCCTCACGACGGACAAAGAGTCCTGCTCTGCGCCACGGGCGTGGAGCACGGACTCGAAGACGGTGATCACCAAGGATACACGCCGCCGGCGCGGGCAGTGTCCGGATGGGGCCACGTCCCCTCCCCGCTCAGTCGAACCAGGGGTCCAGCCCGTGGTGCGGGAAGGTCGCCTCCCGGGCCGCCATGACGGCCTGGTCGACGGCGGACTCCGGGTCGTAGCCCGTCTCCCAGCTGCGCCACCACGGCCAGTCGCCCCCGGCGTCGCCGAGGGTGGCCGGGAACTCCCCGGTGATCTCCTCCACCCGCGCCCGCCACCCATCGGGCGTGTCCAGCGAGAGGTCCAGCTCGTTGCCGGCCACGACGGCCAGCAGCGCGCTCCAGCTGCGCGGCACCACGTCGGTGATGGAGTACCCACCGCCGCCCAGCGCCAGCCACCGGCCCTCGGTGACCGACCCGGCGAGCTCCCGCATCGACCCCATCGCGGCGACCTGGGCCTCCACGGACAGCCCCAGGTGGGCCAGCGGGTCCTTGGCGTGGCCGTCGCACCCATGCTGGGTCACCAGCACCGTCGGCTCGATGGCGTGCACCAGCGGCGGGACGATGGCGTGCACCGCGCGCAGCCAAGCCGCATCGCCCGTGCCCGGGGGCAGGGCCAGGTTCACCGCCGAGCCCACGGCGTCGGGCCCACCGACGTCCCCCGGGAAACCCGTCCCCGGGAACAGGACGCGCCCGGTCTCGTGCACCGAGACGGTCACCACCCGCGGGTCGTTCCAGAAGGCTGCCTCCACACCGTCCCCGTGGTGGACGTCCAGGTCCACGTAGACGATCTTCTCGGCCCCGCGGTCGAGCATCCGCTGGATGGCCAGGGCGCCATCGTTGTAGATGCAGAAGCCCGCCGCCCGCCCGGGCATGGCATGGTGCAAACCCCCGGCGATGTTCACCCCGCGCCGAGTCCGTCCGTCCATGATCGCGTCGGCCAGCACCAGGCTGCCACCGGCCGCCAGCGCCGAGGCCTCGTGCATGTGGGCGAAGGCCGGGGAGTCCTCGTCGCCGATGCCCAGCGCCCCGTCCGCGGATGCGGGGTCGGCCGAGACCTGCCGCACGTGCTCGACGTAC encodes:
- a CDS encoding acetoin utilization protein AcuC, producing the protein MDDAERAQHPADHPDERGWMVWDSALVKYDFGPLHPMNPLRLQFTHDLAEELGVLQGLHVVPPVMATDEELQTVHHAEYVEHVRQVSADPASADGALGIGDEDSPAFAHMHEASALAAGGSLVLADAIMDGRTRRGVNIAGGLHHAMPGRAAGFCIYNDGALAIQRMLDRGAEKIVYVDLDVHHGDGVEAAFWNDPRVVTVSVHETGRVLFPGTGFPGDVGGPDAVGSAVNLALPPGTGDAAWLRAVHAIVPPLVHAIEPTVLVTQHGCDGHAKDPLAHLGLSVEAQVAAMGSMRELAGSVTEGRWLALGGGGYSITDVVPRSWSALLAVVAGNELDLSLDTPDGWRARVEEITGEFPATLGDAGGDWPWWRSWETGYDPESAVDQAVMAAREATFPHHGLDPWFD